GCAAGTTTGCTACGATAGTCGGAGTGTTCGATGGAGTTGTCAGGGGACACGCCGCCCCCTGAGGCTGCGGCGGCTGCAGCTGCTGCAGCAGAGCCCCCCCCTTTCTCAGGCCCAGCCACACCCTCTGCCAGAAGCATGTTGTCCAGGCGCATCAGCTGTGGGTCCACCGGCTCCTCCTCTTGGGAGCTTCGAATGCTGAGGCCTAGCATGCAGGCGAGTGAACTTAGGGACCCAGGGAACCCACAGCCAGCTCGTAGCCCTCCTGGTGTCTCCTGGAGACCCACGTTTCTAGGCTTTGGTTCCCTCTCCATTTTCCCTTAGCAACTTCCCTAACCCCTACTGTCCTCAGTGCCCCGAAATGTCAAACTCTTGGCCTGAGCCCTCTAAAGGACAGAGTTCAGTCCCCAGAGGTGAGGAATCAGAGGGGGACTCACATACCGGTTTTCTCCTTGATTTCGCACAGGACACTAAAGAGAGCAGGCTTCATGCGGTGGCAGTTAAGGGCGTGTTTCCttgggaggaaagggaaagaatagtTGAGAAGCTACAAGAACAGAGGTGGGGCGGGATGGGGGTACCATGAGGGTGAGGGGGAGCCTGGGAACAAGAAGGGAGgtagaaggtgggggtggggacatgACGGAGTTGAGCGGGGAGACAGCTCCTGGAATGTGGAGATGTGGGGAATTTGGCTTTAGGAAGATGGGGGGGAAGGTGCAGGCAGCAAGATAAAGGCACCACAAGCATACACGGGGCTATGGGAAATGGGCCTAGAAGGGGACAAAGGGAAATTTTGGGGTGACTGCCAACTTGAGAGTGACTAGGTAGATTTCAGATGAAAGGAGATGGAGACTGTGAGAAGAGTCAGAGTTTGAGGTGCCAGAGACGGGGCTGGGGATTTCAATACAGATGCGTAtggggggtcctgggactgaccaAGGCAGGAGGCTCTGATGCTCCTAGTGTCTGGCTGAGCAAGGGCTAAGGGTTGGATGAGGACCCTTGGGAGGGTGGGCAAGTGGTGGAGAGGAGTGGTAGGAGCTCTGGGATGGACCCAGGTCTGGAGAAGATGGGGGTGGGCTGGGTGGAGAGTTAGGAACACAGACAGCATAGCAGTTTCTTAGTCTCAAAGCCAGGGCAGGGTTCTGGAGGTAGAAGGATGTTCCAGGGAGGTACAGGGGTCagtgagaggtggggggtgggtgggcagtgAGACCACCCTGGGCTCCCCTCTTTGAAGGTTTCAGGGTCTGGTGGTGAAGGGAGGTTTGAGAGGGATGGCTTATCTCAGGACTAACAGGAGTAAGGAGAGAAGAGAGCTGTAGGATCCTGGAGAGGGtcctggagtggggggtgggggtggggattccCAAAAGATTCAGAGCTTGTGAATGGGGCTTCTGCTGGGTCTGTGTAGGGTCCCGGGGTGGGGGCACTCACTTGGCCTGGGCCTCATCCAGGCTCTGGTCGGTGATGGTCATTATCTGCTGCAGAATGTCCCCGATGTCTTGCTTCCCTCGGCCTCCCGGGACCCCCCCGTTACCCCCACCGGGGTCTCCGCCGCCGGGAGGCTCGCCAGggcccccaggctccccacccaccAATCCCaggcccccccggcccccgcctgGAGGGGGCGGCCCCAGCAGCCGCTCGTCCATAGTTGGGGGGGGGGCCCTgaggccccctccctgctccgcCCTCCCCCGCCTggttactcccccccccccccaaactcgGTGGGGCCGCTGCTCCCTCCGCCCCAACCCCCACCCGTTTCTCCCCTCCCGGCTCCCTCGGAGGTTCACCCCCGGCCTGAAGGGAGACCTGGGGTACCGCTGGGCCCCCCACAGGAGACCCCGGCCCCCGGCGGCGGAGAAAATGGAGCCGGAGAGAGAGGAGGCCCAAgcgggggtgtgtgtgagagagagagggaggagggaggagggaggagagggggagcgagggagggaggctgggggaggggagccggggaggaagaggaggggagaagagaggaggaacagggaggagctgggggcggagagagacacacagaagcAGAGGAACTGGGACCgagtggaggaggggagagggaagagggggcgAGGGGAGGAGACTGGACCTACGGGGAAAATATGCGAAGGCAACCGGGCTGCAAGTCGTCGGTCTGGAAAGCGGGGCTTGTTGGGGCTAGGGGACCGCCGCCTGGGTTCCGAATCAGGGATCTAGGTTTTGTGGCCTCTGGCCGCTAGAATGCCTGGGTTCACAGACAGCTCAGTTCATATTTCTTGTCCTAATGATTCCCCTCCCTGTTCTACTTAATTAAAACCaggagaggggggttgggggagtatAATTAGGGAGGTCTCCAGCCGCTGCTTAATGAGCCAGTAATTAACCAGCCAGGGAGGGGAGCTGGCCTCTCGCCAGACTAGGGAGAGAGGCGGCCTCCGGCCTCACcttcctctcccccgcccccccactgcccctccctccccaccgcaGCCCCAAACACCAGTCTTCTTCAGTTGGGAGAATTACATTTATTCATACAACCAAAACATCAGACTCTGAGCAGCcgtggggaggcagggggcggaGTACTAAGTGTCCATTCACAGCCTGTAGACCCCgcatcctggggctgggggtgctggtggtgggtgggagaatgGCCTCTTTACAGTGCCCTCTCTGTCTTCTTACTGAGAAGGAGGGTGGGACTGTCTGTCAGGCCCTAACCTTGGGAGATTTGCCTTTTCTTGGGAGATAGGGAGGCCTGAGCCCTCAGATTCTGCCCCCTGGGGATGTCTCCACAACTCAGGACTTAGAACCACTCCTTGTGATCAGAGGAGGGGGTAGGGTGTCCCTCAGTGGCTGGGATTCCTTCATTGCTTCAAGCTCCCACACACTAGGGGAGGGAGTTAAATGACCATCCTACTTTGACTATGCTCAGGTTTTGAGGACTTTCACCCCCTCCATTCCCAGGAAAGGTGGATGAGGGTGATGAATATTGAGATTTCTCCTGGGTCCTCCAGTCTCTGGTGTCCCTGCCACACAGTAGTTGAGGGCTGGCCAGCTTTGAGCCCCAGAGTGCGGAGTGGCTGGTGGGGTGGCTCAAATCTCAGCAGGTATGTGTTGGGGGCCGGGACCTTTGCTCCTCCATTCGACCCCCACCCTGAACTCTCAGCAGCAACTCCAGGAGCTCCTGTCCCCCTGGGGGTAGGGGAGGCTCTGACCGCTGGGCTTCCATCCGCTGGCACtggaggagtggaggggagggagggtgttGGTGAGGTTTTAAGAGGAACAGGCCTTGAAAGGAGCCAAGGCTGGTGGAAGGGGTATAGGGGATACCTGTGATGGGCATGGTGGGGACTAGGCTAGGCAAGGGGGCAGATGCTAGGGAGAGGGAGGACCAAGAGACCAGGAACCGTGGATCTTGCCTTTTGGGTAGGTGTCTCACCTGGTGACTGAGGATAGTGCTGTAGAGCTGTTCTCTGTCCTCAAGAGGCCGGTGTGTGGCTGGGGCTCTGTTTGGGGGATTCTGCGGGATGTGGAAggtggctctctgctcctctagGCGGCGGGACTGGGCCTCTGCCACCAAATCCAGAAGGAGCTCAGTCTGTAGGGAGAGCAGGGAGGCGGAGCggggccccagggctgggaaAAGGAGAGGTAGGGTTCAGAGACCCAGAGAAATTGGCAGACAGGAGCTTTGGTGGTGCAAGGTGTTTAGGCACTTGGGGTCAGAGCTGAGGGGCTGTAATGGGGAgtcaggaggaggtggggagagggcccAGGATGGAGTGGGCCTTGGTAATGGGATCAGGAAGGATGTGGGCATCAAGGTCAGGGAGCTCCCGGGTCGGATGAGGGTACCTGTGTGACGGGTCCCTGAAGGAGGAGGGGACGGAGGAGCAGATCGCCAAGGCCGAGTGCTGGTGTTCATAGGGGGCCAGTCATGCTCATCCTGATGGGGTCCCTGATGCTGAGAGACACCCGGTGCAATCAAGCCTGGGTGTGGTGGGCAGGGGGCTAGGCCAACAGCccatctcttctctctgtgtctctctgttccTGCCTCAGTTTGTTCAAACCCTTCTAAGTCCCCTGAAACCCCTGTCACTACGTTGCTGTCCCAGGTCCTCTCACCTCCCTTTCTCCCAGTGTCAGCCTCCCCAACCCGGTGCGCAGCTCACCTGgtcatcttcctcttcttcctggggTCTCTCGGCCTCCATCCCCTGAGGGGGAGAAACTGAAGGGGGAAGGGTAGCTGGGATTTGGGAGGAGGGCTGGAACCCTAGGTTCCTGAGGGGAGTGGGggctggaaggggtgggggtgagccAGGGGCTGGATGCCTGggtactgagcaggaagctgggtTCCTGGTCAGCCCCCCCCACGGGCCCCGCCCATCCCTGTCAACTTCCTCCAGTTCTGTTTTCCCACCCAAACTGCTTGCTTGACCTCTCTTGCCCCAGGGGAGCACAGAGACTGGGAAAAGCTCCTCCAGCTGCAGTAGTGGAGGGTGTTCATGATGGGGAAGGACTCTTGGCCTTTTCATCTTGGGTCTCAGTtgaccccccaaccccaggctctGTTCTCTCtactcccctcctccccttcagctCTTTCTGTCAACACAGGAACTAGCTACACAGGAAGTGGTTTTACTCCTCAGAaacccccctcccgcccccaggcCCCTTTCCTAAGAGGACCCCGATAGAGGCTTTGACCCTCCCCTGTGTCCCAACTTCCCAAAGACTTATGGGGACTGGGAGGGGCATGGTTCCAGTGGGAAGCAGAGGACTCAGGCCCAGGGATGTTGGGCCCTCAAACATATACCTCTAGGAGTGACTTTAACACCACAGTACCTATTTGATGAATGTGTGTTGAATAGTTATCCCTACCCTCCAGGTGCTTACAGTCTATTCAGGGTACAAGATATGTACCAAATGTGAGATGAGGGTCAGGGGTAACTTTCCTCTACTCATGAATGAAggatacagaaatggaaaagggagACAACCACCTCCCTGGTATGGTCTCAGTGCTGGTCAGGCTGCTTGGCACCAGGGTAGGAGCAGGGTAGGGATATTTTAGTACCTCTAAATGGCAACCTGCCCTATTATGTTTACAGCTGAGCATGGCTTAGAGCATGAAATGTGATGAGATCGGGTTCTACCATTTAATGCCTTGCGACCTTGGGCAAATaaaatctctgtgcctcagtttctcaaagAGTAAAATGGAGTTTTAATAGCACCTGCCTTGTAGAAttgatgtgaggattaaatgtgataaaaGAATTTGGCATATAGTGAATGCTCAATAAACGGTAGTCActattagctttttttaaaaaaacactttacttagttatttgacagagagagatacagccagggaggaaacacaagcatgggagtgggagagggagaaacaggcttcccgtgaggaggaagcagaatgGCGAGGAGTGGGGGGAGAAAGGTGTTGGGGCccaatcgatcccaggaccctaggatcatgacccaagctgaaggcagttgcttaatgactgaaccagccaggcaccctactATTAGCTTTCAAAATGCCTCATGCTTCCATGTCTCAGGCCCATCACCATTAAAGAGGTATAACCATGTTCCTGAAAGGTGGATAATGTTTGAGGTGCTCTCTCCAACTTGATGCTTTTAGGAATAACTAAATGCCTTTGGAAGAGGACAAAGGATATGCATGGTttagtgtgtgtatgtttgtgtgtctgGTTTCTCCCTGGGCTATGAGAGATTCCTGCTTTCAGATGATACTCTAAATTAACATAATACCCCCAAATCTACTTATTCTTGCTCTTGAACTGTACTAAAAGCCTCCATCCAAAGGGATGACTTTGATCTTGGGGCACAACATTCTGAGAACATTATGcagtcatttaatattttttcccatcccactcaactcttccaaaaaaaaggGTTAACATTTCAAATAAGCTTTATTATGGGGTGACAGGTTAAAGGTTCTCAAATAGAGATAGAGGTGAGAAGAATGGCGCCTCATCCCCGCAAAGGCAAGTGGTGAGAGTGCAAGGAATCATCAGCTGGAGTGGCGTTGACCCCCCACTTCAGCACctacacagtgcctggcacatagtgggcacacaataaatatttgtcagcCATTTGTAGGTGGTGGGTGTGATGGGTGATAAGAGGCTTCCTTTGGATACAATATACAGGAAAGAACATCTTACATCTTATATGTCTGCAGTTACTGGTTCCAGTTCAGAGGTACATCCCCAGTTCCACTCCACCCTTGGGTAGCCCCTCACCCTTATGCCCTGGGAGAAGGGCCAGGCCCCCGTCATTCCAGCACCCCAAACTCTTTTTCTAGGGCTGCAGCTTCTCCACGTCGAAGACGGAGTGGGCATACACTCATCTGGGAAAGGACAGCATACTCATGACCCCTCACTTTTGGGGCTCCGGGATCTTAAAATCTGGAGTCTTTCCGGATTGTCCCAGAATGGGTGCCCATTTTTAGAATCCCTCCCTGTCATGTAGCGTCCTACTCTTGACCCTCGCTTTCCGCGCTTAAAGGTATTACTTGGTGGGTTGGGGGACCCCAGGCAACTTGAGGGGATCCCCGCTCCGGGGACGGCGTAAGGCAAAGAGGCGGAATGGGAGTGTTGGAGGTGGGGCCGCAGGGCCCTAGGGTAACCCAATCGCAGGGCCAGTCATCAGCCGAGGCCCCACCCCCGCTTCCGGAAGCGACCCCGGATCTTCCTTGCACTATTGTAGGGTTGGGCCGAGGCCCGCGCATGCCTGCAGAAAACCTACGGGCTCCGGGGCGCAggcttcctccagctcctcctttcGAAAGACCCTGGCAATGCGAGTAGGCTCCGCCCCCGCGCGCCGCCCATTCTACGGACAAAGTCTGGGCCTGCAGACATGCTCCGACCCCGCGCGGGGGTGCTCCGGCCGACAGAGTCCGGCAGCGCGATGGGGCCCCGCCCCCCCGCGGGGGCAAGCTGCCGGACGCTGTCCGCGAGCGCGGGAAGGGGCCCGCCCCGCGGCCCGGCGTGGTTTTGTGACGCGCCTCCAGTGACCCCGCCCCCTCCAGCAGCGTCAGCAGATCCCAGTGATTGCGCTGTCGGGCGATGTCCCCGGGCGCTAGCCCGGCCTGGTCCCGCAGTCCTCGGGCCGCTCCCAGCCCAAGCAGCAGCTGGGCCACTTCCACCGCCCCTTCTCGGGCCGCGAGGAACAGCGGCGTCTGCTCCTGTGCCAGAGGAAACCGCCAGGGGGCGAGGTCAGGGGGACCACGCCCACAGAGTGGTCCTTCCGGACTCCACCCACTTGGGCACCGGCCCTTCCCCCTTCAGGTCGGGTGGCTTCCCGCGCTTTCCGCCTTTCCCACGccctgttttgctttgttttagtaGATCCCGCTCCTGGTCTAACCCTGCTGTCCTGGGCGTCTTTGTCGGCTCCGGCCTGGAGAAGGGAGCGGGCGGCCCGGGCGTTGTTCACGGCGGCGGCCCAGTGCAGCGCGGTTTTTCCTAGGGGACGACGTGGGTGGTTGATACTCCGAGGCTGGGAAACAGACGCCTGGGTTCCTGTTTCCCACGGATTCTGGTTTTGGGGGAAGGACTTATTTGGGCCCGCGGGGGTTACCTCAAAGGCGGAAGCGTTACCCGGGTGACCGCCGGCCGGCAGGAAGCCCTGCTTCTCTTAACGTCACCGGCGCGCGGGAGGGACAATGGGGCATTGTTCTGGGCTCGGTGGGACCGGGAGACCTACCCCCACTAGacctctcccccttctcacaGACACTCCTTCCTCAGCCTAGTTTCCAGTGGGCTAGGGCAGTGTGGGTATGTTGTTGAGGATGACAGGGGTAGGATTCCATACTGACGTCGCACTGCACATTTACCACCCTCATGGCTAGGTGGGAGGGGATCCCCGTCTGCAGTTGGTCTCtctgctgtttcctttttttgcatCTTATCTCACACTCCATCTGTGCCACTTCTCCACAGCACAGCACCAACCTCTCCAGATCCGTACCCCATTTATCTCTGGCCCCCACATCTGCTTGGGCTGCGATCAGTTCTTCAACCAGGTCCTCCACTGCCAGCCTGGCGGCCAGCATCAGGGCTGTGGTCCCGTCCTCTGTCCGTGCATCCACTGCAGTCTGTCTGCTGCGGAGTAGGAGCTGGGGGTCCAGAGAGGGCCAGTGAACCCTGTTTGTCCTGGACTGCTCGCTCAGGCCCCTCACACTCTTAACCAGATCCCAATCCATATTTGGCCATCTGTTGTTTCTCTTTCAGACCCCCAATCTCACATCACCTTCCTCTCTGCCAAACCCTAGGGGATGCTTTTGCCTTGCCCCTTGTTCCCTTTAGCGACCCCAGTGTGCACTGACCTGGCAAACCTCCCGAGCATCAGCAGCCACAGCAGTGTGCAGAGGGGTGCGCCCTGCTCGATCTGGTTGGTTGGGGTTGGCTCCAGCCTTAAGGAGGCGGCGGGCAGCCATTGGCCGGGAGAATCGGGCAGCCAGGTGCAGGGGTGTCTCCCCAGTGCCCACAGTGTGAGCCTGGGGACAGGCCCCTCCACCTAACAGGGGTTCCCAGGGCTCAGGGCTTCCCAACCATGCTCCCTGGAAGGTCCTGGACTCCACTCCCCCACAGCAAACTGCCGACATCAGGGGTGTTACCCCATCTGTGGGTGGGAGACATGAAGAATGGGAGACAAGTTAGTCAAAAGGATGGGACTGCAGGAGGAGAACATGGTGGTTCGGGGAGAATCCTAGCCTGAGGTGTCAGGAAGCCCAgctctggctcttgattttgtgTGTCTTTAGTCAtgactttattacttttttctgtgcttcggtttccttgtctgtaaaggGAGCCGGTGTGCCTTAATTCTTAGACATTccaggcagtggttctcaaacttgagtctGGATCGGACTTACCTGGAGGGCTGGTTAAAATACGCAGTCCCTAGTATTACAGTGagtaaattccttttaaaaaagaaaaaaccctcagCTATGAACAAGTGTTCTGGTTTCCTCTCACTCACCTAATGTGTACCTCAGTGATTGACAGGAGTCTGTAAAGCAGTAAGACAGCAGACTGAGGATTTCTGAGTGAGTAGCTCTGGAGTGGAGcctgagaatttgtatttctatttgtatttctaacaattGCCCTGATGATGCCTGATTCTTCTGTCCCGGGACCACACTTTAAGAATCACTATTCTAAGGCACTAACTCTAAGCTTAATTTTCTCCATTCTAATATCAAAATACTTTCTGATTCTAAAAGAGTCAACgggaattttccttttcttggtctGGGTTAACTCACATACCAGGTCCACGTGTGTCCACGTCAGGGACATCCATCTCTGATTCCTGGGGAGGAGTCAGCATGGCTGCCTGGGGGAGCTCCTGACAGTCACTGCTCAGAGACCAGAGCTGGCACTTGGAGGGTGAGGCCGTTTCTTCAGCCTTGGGGATCAGAACAAGGATCAGTGAAGGAAGGCTGACTCTTCCCTTCAACTCTGCCATTACCTCAGGACCATTCCTGCCCCAGTACTATCACGTGGcccacctcctctccttcctcgGGGCCTGAGCACATCACAACTCCATCCTCATCAACTTCTGCCTCTGGCTTCAGTGCCCTGGAAGGGGGTGTTTGGGTAGACGACCTTCAGGGTCCCCAGGACTTCCAGCAGCCTTCCTCCCCGTCTCCCCTTCCTCTGTCATCAAATTCTGATCATAAATGTCTCCACAGGAAAGGGTTCCCTTCCTGAGCCTCTTTCCTCCTCACTCTTACTTGAGGCCAATGCTGTCTTCACCCAGGGGAGGCCGGCGTCTGCGGTGAGCCGGCTGAGTTCGAGGCCTTCGAATGAATCCAGGGGGCAGCCAGAGGGCCCCATGCTCTCGGCGCCGCCTCCGGATGAGCTGAAGAACCAGAAGAGCCCCAAGGGCCAGGAGAAGCACCCCGGCCGCGGGTGAGCACAGCACAGGCCAGGGAAGCTGGTTGGTGGGTGGTGCTGGCGGGAGAGACACAGTCACAAAAAGAGACCATTTCTCGTGAGGCTGGGTACTAACTGTGAGACCTCTGGGCAAGTGCAATAACTTCTTTCATCAGTTTCCTCATGCAAAGTGGAAAAGGGAATCATAATAGTACCTGCCTTATGgtgttgttgggaggattaaatgagttgatacTATAAAAGCCCTTAGAGCAAGGCCCGGCCTGTAGGAAGTGCTCTATGGGCTATGATTCTTTCCTGTACTGTGAGCTGTTTGACAGAGGGATGATTGCACTTAGTAGAGGATGGACCAGATGATAAAGGTTAGGATAAAGTACTTAGGGAAATGAGGAAGGAGACTGAAGAGCAAAGGGGCCATGAGGAGATCCAGTTAGAGAATGAGGTTCACAAGGGTCAGTCTCTACACCTACCATCTGTGGTCCCTGCAATCCTGTGTCATTTGGCCTCCATTGCTGGAAGTGGGTCGGGAGCAATGTCAGGGGAGATGATGGGGGTCACCTACCGGTGCCAGCACGAGGATGGGCAGCCAGTAGGGGTCCTGGCAGCAGGTGCTCCAGGGCCCCCACTGCCGCCATGGCGGCGAGGAAGCGGAGCAGGAGCCCAGGATCCCAGGGACAGCGGGATGCAGGGTGGTCAGGGCCACAGCGGGACAAATCCACACCCATCACCACCACAAACCTGTAGGGGAGGTGCCCCAGAGACCCCTGTGTTGGTCCCTggctcccttccctccacccactAAAAAGCTGGTGTCTGGCGCACCGCTCCCCTGGCCCCGCCTTCTTACCCAGTGCTGAGAGAGTCAGTCTCCTTGCCCACAGGCTGTGTGTGAAGGGTTGCTCTCTCCTGATGGGAGATGTCCAGGGTTCCTCCCAGCTCCTCTTCGGCCTGGGGCCCAGGATAGGGGTACACCATGTCCTTGCCATCACTATCCTTCCTTACCCAGAGCCCCACTCTCAGAGTCAGGGATAGCACCCGGGCCAGGGCAAGCAGCTGCTGGTCCAGGGCTGGGGGGCTCAGCACCACCAACAGGGCCAGGGAGGGCCCCCATTCTGAATCCCCATCTTTAGGCCTGCAGTCACCTCCATCCCAGCCACATTCTGCAGTGTTGCAGCCTTTCTCGCAGTGCCCATTGTGGAAGTGATCGTGGCAGTACTGGTCATAGGCTGGACTGTGGGGTGAGGAGAGGGCGACTCAGGATTCCCAAAGAAACCCGACCCCCTTTTTCATTCCAGAGAGATGTCTGATATTCCACTGCCTCTAGGTACTGATTGCTAAGTGGGGAGAGCTCCGGAGCAACGGGCTTAGTCAGGTCCTGGATGGCAGGTAGTCCAGACCCTCTAATGTCTGTCACACCCTTGTCTCCTAAGACTGtctcctctccctaccctcccaaGCACTCCTGTCTCCCTGAAGGAGAGTCCAAGGCCCAACCAGGGGTGCTGGTTGCTAGGGTAGATATTCCATGGCAATGGGCACAGAGAAAGAGGCTTGAGGTCAGAGGTCCCACAACTCTGAGAGGAGGCCAGACAGAGGTGGTGCCCTCCTTCCTGGTCCCCATGTTAAATATTGATGCTGCCCTACTCCCTTGGACTGGAACCCAGTGTCTTCTACCCCTACTTAGCAACGGTTATTAGGATGGAAACTCCCCGGAGCTTGAGGCTGTAGTCACACGGCAACCCAGAGGCATCTatgtccttcctcctgcctcactCTGCCCTCCTCCACACCTCACCCCCAAGTCAGGGTTTCAGGCTCACGTGCAGGCCGGAGGAGTCTCACAGTCGTAGCCATCAAACAAACACTCAGCAGAGT
The sequence above is drawn from the Mustela nigripes isolate SB6536 chromosome 5, MUSNIG.SB6536, whole genome shotgun sequence genome and encodes:
- the GPSM3 gene encoding G-protein-signaling modulator 3; this encodes MNTSTRPWRSAPPSPPPSGTRHTALGPRSASLLSLQTELLLDLVAEAQSRRLEEQRATFHIPQNPPNRAPATHRPLEDREQLYSTILSHQCQRMEAQRSEPPLPPGGQELLELLLRVQGGGRMEEQRSRPPTHTC